The Vibrio tasmaniensis genome includes a region encoding these proteins:
- a CDS encoding DUF4198 domain-containing protein: MMKQTKIKALALAGVMAFGLAATTTAQAHPRWVLPSHFTVSKEGGDWLTFDVTASHGTFVFDKPAGSDKAFIIMPDGRNERPNFVVKGKRRSMFDFYFEEEGTHKVAINNEPTYWTQYKAGRRDTVKWIKATKVERDALLPEKSRDVVTQVGFTRAESYITVGKPTDSVFKIEGKLLEMKPITHPSDIIEGEPVTFQFFYNGEIQKDVTAEITREGTLYRNHQEQIDVVSDENGEITFTPDVAGRYVMKANYKGELVDNPLADKASTNVHLTFEALLQ; the protein is encoded by the coding sequence ATGATGAAACAGACAAAAATAAAGGCGCTTGCTCTTGCAGGTGTAATGGCGTTCGGTCTAGCAGCAACGACGACTGCACAAGCTCACCCACGTTGGGTTTTGCCTTCTCATTTCACCGTTTCTAAAGAAGGTGGTGATTGGTTAACGTTTGATGTAACAGCATCTCACGGTACGTTTGTTTTTGATAAGCCAGCAGGCAGTGATAAAGCATTCATTATCATGCCTGATGGCCGCAACGAGCGTCCTAACTTCGTTGTAAAAGGCAAGCGCCGCTCAATGTTTGATTTCTATTTTGAGGAAGAAGGGACGCACAAAGTAGCGATCAACAACGAACCAACGTACTGGACACAGTACAAAGCGGGTCGTCGTGACACAGTAAAGTGGATTAAAGCGACGAAAGTAGAGCGTGATGCGTTACTACCTGAAAAATCACGTGACGTGGTTACTCAAGTCGGTTTCACTCGCGCAGAAAGCTACATCACAGTAGGCAAACCAACGGATTCAGTTTTCAAAATTGAAGGCAAGCTTCTTGAAATGAAGCCAATTACACACCCTTCAGACATCATTGAAGGCGAACCTGTGACATTCCAATTCTTCTACAACGGTGAAATCCAGAAAGACGTGACAGCGGAAATCACTCGTGAAGGTACGCTTTACCGCAACCACCAAGAGCAGATTGATGTAGTGAGTGATGAAAACGGTGAAATCACGTTTACTCCAGACGTAGCGGGTCGTTACGTAATGAAAGCGAACTACAAAGGTGAGTTGGTTGACAATCCACTGGCAGACAAAGCCAGTACCAATGTTCACCTGACGTTCGAAGCTCTGCTTCAATAG
- a CDS encoding DUF2271 domain-containing protein, translating into MKKMNWSKAILALSLLPSLGMAQAIPDTAKLDVNLELPKIDTSMYARPYVAVWVENSERKSVKTIELWVGKDEWLKDLRSWWRKVGRYDRELVDAVTSATRPAGQYRFVWDGKSDIGETLEQGEYTVHIEVVREHGGRNYLRQKVSLTDSNASYELKATEETGKIILSYIAK; encoded by the coding sequence ATGAAAAAAATGAATTGGAGTAAGGCGATTTTAGCTTTGTCTCTTTTGCCTAGCCTCGGAATGGCACAAGCGATTCCTGATACGGCGAAATTGGATGTGAATTTAGAGTTGCCCAAGATTGATACCTCTATGTATGCGCGTCCTTACGTGGCGGTGTGGGTAGAAAACAGTGAACGAAAGTCCGTCAAAACCATTGAGCTTTGGGTCGGTAAAGACGAATGGCTAAAAGACTTACGTAGTTGGTGGAGAAAAGTTGGCCGTTACGATCGTGAACTTGTTGATGCTGTGACTTCTGCAACACGCCCTGCTGGTCAATATCGTTTCGTTTGGGATGGCAAGAGCGACATCGGTGAAACCCTTGAACAAGGTGAATACACGGTGCATATCGAAGTCGTTCGTGAACACGGTGGCCGTAACTATCTTCGTCAAAAAGTTTCACTGACAGATTCAAACGCCTCTTATGAATTAAAAGCAACGGAAGAGACGGGGAAAATTATCTTGAGCTACATTGCAAAATAA
- a CDS encoding PepSY-associated TM helix domain-containing protein, which translates to MSLKSRAVQSWARRLHVYISMALLFVVLFFSVTGITLNRPELFESSQPNIQRSTLMLPTSLFTIQGGRLKADESAFETFLFEEANLSGVPSGLDIYAEIEDGELLIGEVSMDFKGPGYNASVFVDVTSEMVEVETTNYGVIALLNDLHKGRNSGEVWKWFIDITALLMVFFVLTGVCLLLPKKKTLNTSIKWTVFGSAISLAIYFVAVP; encoded by the coding sequence ATGTCGTTAAAAAGTAGGGCAGTTCAATCATGGGCTCGTCGACTTCATGTTTATATTTCTATGGCACTCTTGTTTGTTGTTCTCTTCTTTTCAGTGACAGGCATCACCCTTAATCGCCCTGAGCTATTTGAATCAAGCCAACCCAATATCCAACGTTCCACGCTAATGCTTCCCACGAGTTTGTTTACGATCCAAGGCGGTCGACTGAAAGCCGACGAGTCTGCTTTTGAAACGTTTTTATTTGAAGAAGCAAACCTATCTGGCGTTCCTTCGGGTTTAGACATCTACGCAGAGATTGAAGACGGTGAGTTGCTCATCGGTGAAGTGTCTATGGACTTCAAAGGACCCGGCTACAACGCTTCTGTGTTTGTCGATGTGACTTCTGAAATGGTGGAAGTCGAAACAACGAATTATGGCGTTATTGCATTGTTGAATGACCTACACAAAGGGCGTAATAGCGGTGAAGTGTGGAAATGGTTCATCGATATTACTGCGTTATTGATGGTCTTCTTTGTACTGACAGGTGTGTGCTTACTGTTACCTAAGAAAAAAACACTTAATACCTCTATTAAATGGACGGTATTTGGGTCTGCAATTTCACTTGCTATCTATTTTGTTGCCGTGCCTTAA
- a CDS encoding tetratricopeptide repeat protein has protein sequence MMKQIWILVGLLIMPLTVPAKELTQYTVIRVQKANKLAQEEQVKQAIEVLAGLELSKGYDQAYVARMLGVFYWQDGKTDAAIKQLTYAVDSGLLVDEQAWVTKRMLADLLLSEQHFKAALPHYYELVKTAPETEKKDTLWMRIAQAEYQIENWTKVLVAIGNHNKFNSKPQLSPLSLKLGAQLQLKQWKQSIPTLESLVELQPEKDNWWRQLVGIQLRLERSRDALNTLALAELQGVELNNSDRRLLAQLYAKRGIPERAAQEISKLDDANSDVQLLAEQATYWQLAKEWDNAIEVWTLASNMNTRYHWNVAQLLVQQGYYKRALVVLDKVKDKNKQADVALAKVRSWYKLKNLDNALAQAKRANNIEPSSEAKGWIKYLTQLRTVSESGNV, from the coding sequence ATGATGAAACAGATATGGATATTAGTGGGCTTGTTGATAATGCCCCTCACAGTACCTGCAAAAGAGCTTACCCAATACACCGTTATTCGTGTTCAAAAGGCGAATAAACTTGCTCAAGAGGAGCAGGTTAAACAGGCGATTGAGGTGCTGGCTGGTTTGGAGTTATCTAAAGGCTATGACCAAGCCTATGTCGCTCGCATGCTTGGTGTTTTTTACTGGCAAGATGGTAAAACTGACGCGGCGATTAAGCAGCTTACTTATGCAGTGGATAGTGGCTTGTTGGTCGACGAGCAAGCTTGGGTAACGAAACGTATGTTAGCTGATTTGCTGCTTAGCGAGCAGCATTTTAAAGCGGCATTACCACACTATTATGAGCTCGTTAAAACAGCACCGGAAACCGAAAAGAAAGACACACTTTGGATGCGAATTGCTCAAGCTGAATACCAAATTGAAAACTGGACGAAAGTACTGGTGGCAATAGGTAATCATAACAAGTTCAATTCAAAACCACAGTTGTCGCCTCTCTCATTAAAACTGGGTGCACAACTACAGTTAAAACAATGGAAGCAATCAATTCCTACGTTAGAAAGTTTAGTTGAACTTCAACCTGAAAAAGACAACTGGTGGCGCCAACTAGTCGGGATTCAGTTAAGGTTAGAACGCAGCCGAGATGCGTTGAATACCTTAGCGCTTGCCGAGCTACAAGGTGTTGAATTGAATAATTCTGACCGTAGGCTGCTTGCTCAACTGTACGCGAAACGAGGTATCCCTGAGCGCGCTGCGCAAGAAATTAGTAAGTTAGACGACGCAAACAGCGATGTTCAACTTCTGGCTGAGCAAGCAACCTACTGGCAGTTAGCGAAAGAGTGGGACAATGCTATTGAAGTGTGGACGTTAGCGTCGAACATGAACACTCGATACCATTGGAATGTTGCACAATTATTGGTTCAGCAAGGTTACTACAAGCGAGCTCTGGTTGTTTTAGACAAAGTGAAAGACAAAAACAAGCAAGCTGACGTTGCATTAGCGAAAGTACGTTCATGGTATAAGTTGAAGAACTTAGATAATGCTCTCGCTCAAGCTAAGCGTGCGAACAACATTGAACCGTCCTCTGAAGCTAAAGGGTGGATTAAATATCTGACTCAGTTAAGAACGGTAAGCGAAAGCGGAAACGTTTAA
- a CDS encoding energy transducer TonB, with protein MIRLFLALPLAGALGLALFSFMAWMVDNGHQRSPENGETLSFNMVMVEQEQEVQRRQRAVPEQPEMPEPPPQAQTSQSQAEVTPLNSMSSLSSLDLNTSIDGLAINAPTFSDFGSNQQVMPLYRVEPRYPAKALKRGAEGYVILSFTIDETGRSVDIQVTDANPRRMFEREAIRALKKWKYQPKVVDGKAIPQVGQTVKLEFKLAK; from the coding sequence ATGATTCGCCTATTTCTTGCTTTACCGTTGGCGGGAGCGTTGGGTTTAGCTCTATTTTCTTTCATGGCTTGGATGGTCGATAATGGCCACCAACGTTCGCCAGAAAATGGTGAGACGTTAAGTTTCAACATGGTGATGGTTGAACAAGAACAAGAAGTACAGAGAAGACAACGTGCCGTTCCGGAACAACCCGAAATGCCAGAGCCGCCACCGCAAGCGCAGACGTCTCAGTCGCAAGCTGAAGTAACGCCTCTGAATTCAATGTCTTCACTGTCTTCACTAGATTTGAATACATCAATTGATGGCCTAGCGATTAACGCACCAACATTTTCTGATTTTGGGTCAAATCAACAGGTAATGCCGCTTTATCGAGTTGAACCTCGTTATCCAGCTAAAGCACTTAAGCGTGGCGCTGAAGGGTATGTCATTTTGTCTTTTACAATCGATGAAACAGGACGTTCTGTTGATATTCAAGTTACGGATGCAAATCCGCGTCGTATGTTTGAACGTGAAGCGATAAGAGCACTTAAAAAATGGAAGTATCAACCCAAAGTCGTCGATGGAAAAGCGATACCTCAGGTTGGTCAAACCGTGAAACTAGAGTTTAAGTTGGCAAAATGA
- a CDS encoding ExbD/TolR family protein, translating into MRLGRRHSKNEEAQIDLTSMLDIVFIMLIFFIVTSSFVRESGVEVNRPQASNVVSQKDAGIFVAITSANDIFIDKRVVDVERVQATLEHLLLEQPDASLVIQADEHAYNGTVVKVMDAAKGAGVKNIALAAEKR; encoded by the coding sequence ATGAGACTCGGTCGACGTCATTCTAAAAACGAAGAGGCTCAAATAGACCTTACTTCGATGCTTGATATTGTCTTTATCATGCTTATTTTCTTTATTGTGACCAGTTCATTTGTTCGTGAATCAGGGGTTGAAGTCAATCGCCCACAAGCTTCAAACGTAGTGAGCCAAAAGGATGCGGGTATCTTTGTTGCGATTACTTCTGCGAACGACATCTTTATAGATAAACGTGTTGTGGATGTTGAACGTGTTCAAGCGACGTTAGAACACTTATTGCTAGAGCAACCTGATGCTTCTTTGGTTATTCAGGCGGATGAGCACGCTTACAACGGTACGGTTGTTAAAGTGATGGACGCTGCTAAAGGTGCGGGTGTTAAAAATATCGCGCTTGCAGCTGAAAAACGATGA
- a CDS encoding MotA/TolQ/ExbB proton channel family protein produces the protein MDILSGSLLPASWLTSNWLLSLSNFMDQGGFVLWWLAAVVLVFWVLVVERVLYLAFYFPKQRQAWITKWHEREEHSSWHAKAIREGWLGQASILLNQNLNFIKLLVAICPMLGLLGTVTGMISVFDVMATQGSSDPKLMASGISLATLPTMAGMVAALAGMFVHARLAKVCNRLELKLEKSLRSQR, from the coding sequence ATGGATATTTTGTCGGGTTCTCTATTACCAGCGAGTTGGTTAACGAGTAACTGGCTGCTGTCTTTATCAAACTTTATGGATCAGGGCGGTTTCGTCCTGTGGTGGCTAGCCGCTGTTGTCCTCGTTTTTTGGGTGCTTGTGGTAGAACGTGTGCTTTATCTCGCGTTCTATTTTCCAAAGCAACGCCAAGCTTGGATTACAAAGTGGCATGAAAGAGAAGAGCACTCTTCTTGGCATGCTAAAGCCATTCGTGAAGGTTGGTTAGGGCAAGCGAGTATCTTACTTAACCAAAACTTGAACTTTATTAAGCTGTTAGTCGCTATTTGTCCGATGTTGGGTTTACTCGGTACCGTAACCGGTATGATCTCCGTTTTTGATGTCATGGCGACTCAAGGAAGCAGTGACCCTAAATTGATGGCTTCAGGTATCTCGTTGGCAACACTGCCAACCATGGCGGGTATGGTTGCTGCATTAGCGGGCATGTTTGTTCATGCTCGTTTAGCGAAAGTGTGTAACCGCTTAGAATTGAAATTAGAAAAATCTTTAAGGAGTCAACGATGA
- a CDS encoding MotA/TolQ/ExbB proton channel family protein, with product MNLKPLAALLCITSISFSAFSASDTTAQLVNKAKSESRTQASHNVIREADFKKTEQQLKAIKAQLEAKRSSIQGATDVLTQTFSDNENKLARLEEKLRLETGSLGELFGVVRQNAKDLEHELSDTVTNVDRSAYTETVYQIVDAKSLPSMPQLTGLWLSMMEQIQASSEISKSTVSLVNSEGVTEKAEAYRLGSIGLVAESGYVWWDSKHQDAIVYLKQPSKGPTLASLSTLANGEVSNVVVDPSRGFMLEQLALEPSLADRLQAGGLVGKVILGLLAIGLIIALVRGISLAIARQKIRAQLKKPEQAGDNPLGRILAVYDKEQNQTVEALELRLLEAVVDEQTHLEKGLSMLKLLAALAPMLGLLGTVTGMIETFQVITQFGNGDPKVMAGGISMALVTTVLGLVAAMPLLLAHNILSTQSENIRNILEKQGIGLVAEQAEKSIESSAVVSQVGTAA from the coding sequence ATGAACTTAAAGCCATTAGCAGCATTGCTTTGCATTACGTCAATTTCATTTTCTGCTTTCTCTGCATCAGACACGACAGCTCAGCTTGTTAACAAAGCAAAATCAGAGAGTCGTACGCAAGCGTCTCATAACGTAATTCGTGAAGCTGACTTTAAAAAGACAGAACAACAGCTCAAAGCGATCAAAGCACAGCTTGAAGCTAAACGTAGCTCTATTCAAGGTGCGACTGATGTTCTGACTCAGACATTCAGTGATAATGAAAACAAGCTTGCTCGTTTAGAAGAGAAACTGCGTTTAGAAACAGGTAGCTTAGGTGAATTGTTTGGTGTTGTAAGACAAAATGCAAAAGACCTTGAACATGAGCTATCGGATACAGTGACTAACGTAGATCGCTCAGCGTATACAGAAACTGTTTATCAAATCGTAGATGCAAAATCATTACCGTCAATGCCCCAGTTAACAGGCCTTTGGTTGAGCATGATGGAGCAAATTCAAGCAAGTTCAGAGATAAGTAAGTCGACAGTTTCACTTGTTAATAGTGAAGGGGTTACTGAAAAGGCAGAAGCTTATCGACTGGGCTCTATTGGCTTAGTCGCTGAGTCTGGTTACGTATGGTGGGATTCCAAGCACCAAGATGCGATTGTTTATTTGAAGCAGCCATCAAAAGGTCCAACACTGGCGTCACTTTCTACATTAGCGAATGGCGAAGTGTCGAACGTGGTAGTCGATCCCTCTCGTGGGTTCATGTTAGAACAATTAGCTTTGGAACCAAGTCTAGCTGATCGCCTGCAAGCGGGTGGCCTAGTTGGTAAAGTTATTCTTGGCTTGCTGGCAATTGGCTTAATCATCGCATTGGTTCGTGGTATTTCTTTGGCTATTGCTCGTCAGAAGATTCGCGCTCAACTTAAAAAACCTGAACAAGCGGGAGACAATCCTCTAGGTCGCATTCTTGCGGTTTACGACAAAGAACAAAACCAAACCGTTGAAGCACTAGAACTGCGCCTTTTAGAAGCCGTCGTTGATGAACAAACTCACCTAGAGAAAGGTTTATCGATGCTTAAGTTATTGGCGGCACTAGCACCAATGCTTGGTTTGTTGGGTACTGTAACCGGCATGATCGAAACATTCCAAGTGATCACACAGTTTGGTAATGGTGACCCTAAAGTCATGGCGGGCGGTATTTCGATGGCGCTTGTAACAACAGTACTTGGCCTTGTTGCAGCAATGCCGTTGCTATTGGCACACAACATTTTGAGTACTCAGTCAGAGAACATTCGCAATATTCTTGAAAAGCAGGGCATTGGCCTTGTTGCTGAGCAGGCAGAGAAGTCTATTGAATCAAGCGCTGTTGTTTCACAAGTTGGGACTGCCGCGTAA
- a CDS encoding DUF3450 domain-containing protein, with protein sequence MNLLKTSLALAISLVATSSMANSLDQAQSIQNKTNNASASSQKVIDKSSQATLLLQAEVERLQEEVKNLEIYHDHLAALVKSQDQEAQSIEGQIDEIKLTRQGVVPLMYKMIDGLQEVIESDLPFKTKSRLRRVEKLKAMMTRADVSDAEKYRRILEAYQIEVDYGIKLSSYSSRVELSQDKVLEVDVLHLGRISLVARNLNGTQYWSWDQNSAQWQELDSSMKSELDKAYDIANKQASPSLITLPVSLTVAEVK encoded by the coding sequence ATGAATCTTTTAAAAACTAGCCTAGCACTTGCCATCAGTTTGGTTGCAACGTCATCGATGGCAAACAGCTTGGATCAAGCTCAATCAATTCAAAACAAGACCAATAACGCGTCGGCTTCGAGCCAGAAGGTTATTGATAAAAGCTCACAAGCAACATTACTGCTGCAAGCTGAGGTTGAGCGTCTGCAAGAAGAAGTGAAAAATTTAGAAATCTATCACGATCATCTTGCTGCATTGGTTAAGAGCCAGGATCAAGAAGCGCAGAGTATTGAAGGGCAGATCGACGAAATTAAACTTACACGTCAAGGCGTTGTGCCTTTGATGTACAAGATGATCGATGGTCTCCAAGAAGTGATTGAAAGCGATCTTCCTTTCAAGACAAAGAGCCGTCTGCGTCGTGTTGAAAAGCTGAAAGCGATGATGACTCGTGCTGATGTCAGCGACGCTGAAAAATATCGCCGTATCTTGGAGGCTTACCAAATTGAAGTGGATTACGGTATTAAGCTCAGTTCTTATTCAAGCCGTGTCGAATTAAGTCAAGATAAAGTGCTTGAAGTTGATGTTTTGCATCTTGGACGTATTTCACTGGTCGCTCGTAACTTGAACGGTACGCAATATTGGTCTTGGGACCAAAACAGCGCTCAATGGCAAGAGTTGGATTCTTCGATGAAATCTGAGTTGGACAAAGCGTACGATATCGCTAATAAGCAAGCATCTCCAAGCTTAATCACTTTACCTGTTTCTTTAACTGTTGCGGAGGTTAAGTAA
- a CDS encoding TonB-dependent siderophore receptor, giving the protein MFSKKPLALVIGAVLASPAVLAETVKTDEHMVVEGRDYGYKADTNTTAMRMEATQLETPGQVTIISEQIIDEQRASTLGEVLKNDASISAGSKSTNRERFNLRGFSLGSSSGYLRDGVQHWSHYRQPVELLERVEVLKGPAGLLYGKSAPGGLVNMVTKKPTYETQVNVSQDIGSDNYTRTVADVSGSLNDDQTLRARAIVSKENQDSYRTRFDGTDVETERFVGGLFVDYDINEDVMLSAHYDRTQELGDLDNGSKIDKTTGKAINPNTVNDQRFAQTDNDVANYGVGLTANLNDAWSVKSGINRQFYERRRTESKNEVKANKKNKTFGYQVSDRHDEWTFDTAYVDFTGDFDALGVNHRLLVGANGLHYDYKRLYVRDYACENASEADAIKECGKGFDMPADIHYKNDDSQSHSQSQHYGLYVQDLVTFNDQWQALAGVRLAYDKTISNKGTSKSKEQTYNNLLPKLGVVYSPAENGSIYAVYSESFEPVGEISNSKDVNFGQSQKPKQGSLYELGSKWELFDERLFVSGAVFQITQTNMQVTEDLPASHAKETRTTQVGEQVHTGVELAATGNVTDAFSVSASTMFLDAEYKNDPALNGKTPADVPEFTASIWSTYAFNNGTDVNLGVYHVGERYTESANTFKKDAYTRVDAGVAHTIKYDENLDFVARFNVENLFDTDYLEGGSTRGVVVGEGRNYMATLQVKY; this is encoded by the coding sequence ATGTTTTCAAAAAAGCCATTGGCTTTAGTAATCGGCGCAGTATTAGCTTCACCAGCAGTATTGGCAGAAACAGTAAAAACTGACGAACATATGGTTGTTGAAGGTCGTGATTACGGGTATAAAGCCGACACGAATACAACAGCAATGCGCATGGAGGCGACTCAATTAGAGACTCCAGGACAAGTTACGATTATCAGTGAGCAAATCATTGATGAGCAACGCGCAAGCACGCTTGGCGAAGTACTAAAGAATGACGCGTCAATTTCAGCGGGTTCTAAATCAACGAACCGTGAGCGCTTCAACCTACGTGGTTTTTCTCTAGGAAGCAGTTCTGGTTACTTGCGCGATGGCGTTCAACACTGGTCTCATTACCGTCAACCGGTAGAACTACTAGAACGCGTTGAAGTACTAAAAGGCCCTGCAGGTTTACTTTACGGTAAATCAGCACCAGGCGGCCTTGTTAACATGGTTACTAAGAAGCCTACGTATGAAACTCAAGTTAATGTGAGCCAAGACATTGGTTCTGACAACTACACTCGTACTGTCGCTGATGTAAGTGGTTCATTGAATGATGACCAAACATTACGTGCTCGTGCTATCGTTTCAAAAGAAAATCAAGATTCTTACCGTACACGCTTTGACGGCACAGATGTAGAAACAGAACGTTTTGTTGGTGGCCTATTTGTTGATTACGACATCAACGAAGATGTGATGCTATCTGCACATTACGATCGCACTCAAGAGCTGGGTGATTTAGATAACGGCTCTAAGATTGATAAGACAACGGGTAAAGCGATCAACCCAAATACGGTTAATGATCAACGTTTTGCACAAACAGACAACGATGTTGCAAACTACGGCGTGGGTCTGACAGCAAACTTAAACGATGCATGGTCGGTTAAGTCTGGCATTAACCGCCAGTTTTACGAGCGCCGTCGCACAGAGTCAAAAAACGAAGTTAAAGCAAACAAGAAAAACAAAACTTTCGGATATCAAGTTTCTGATCGCCATGATGAATGGACGTTCGATACGGCCTATGTAGATTTCACGGGCGATTTTGACGCTCTTGGCGTAAACCACCGTCTATTGGTTGGCGCTAATGGACTGCACTACGATTACAAGCGCTTATATGTACGAGATTATGCTTGTGAAAATGCATCAGAAGCAGATGCAATAAAAGAGTGTGGTAAAGGCTTTGATATGCCAGCGGACATTCATTACAAAAATGATGATTCACAATCGCATTCACAAAGCCAACACTACGGTCTATACGTTCAAGACCTTGTGACTTTTAACGACCAATGGCAAGCGCTTGCAGGTGTTCGTTTAGCATACGATAAAACGATCAGCAACAAAGGCACGTCAAAATCGAAAGAGCAGACGTACAACAATCTTTTACCAAAACTAGGTGTGGTGTACTCACCGGCTGAAAATGGTTCAATTTATGCAGTTTACTCTGAAAGCTTTGAACCTGTAGGTGAAATCTCAAACTCGAAAGATGTGAACTTCGGTCAATCACAAAAGCCGAAACAAGGATCATTGTACGAGCTAGGTTCTAAGTGGGAATTGTTTGACGAGCGTTTATTCGTATCAGGCGCAGTATTCCAGATCACACAAACGAACATGCAAGTTACAGAAGACCTTCCTGCATCTCACGCAAAAGAGACGCGTACAACACAGGTTGGTGAACAAGTTCACACCGGTGTGGAGCTAGCTGCGACGGGCAACGTGACGGATGCGTTCTCTGTAAGCGCGTCAACAATGTTCTTAGACGCTGAATATAAGAATGACCCAGCTCTTAATGGTAAAACACCAGCAGACGTTCCTGAATTTACTGCAAGCATCTGGTCTACTTACGCATTCAACAACGGTACTGATGTAAACCTAGGTGTGTATCACGTAGGTGAGCGTTACACTGAAAGTGCTAACACATTTAAGAAAGACGCTTACACTCGTGTAGATGCAGGTGTTGCACATACTATTAAGTACGATGAGAACTTAGATTTTGTTGCACGCTTTAATGTAGAGAACCTGTTTGATACAGACTACCTAGAAGGCGGCAGCACTCGCGGCGTTGTTGTTGGCGAAGGTCGTAACTACATGGCTACGTTACAGGTAAAATACTAA
- a CDS encoding dicarboxylate/amino acid:cation symporter, with translation MNTKKPMSLTGRVILGMVVGIFTGFAIQSLFADSGFVNNYIVNGLFEVGGQIFVASLKMLVVPLVFVSLVCGTSSLKDLSTLGRMGGKTLALYIGTTAVAITLALTIGNLFQPGAGADLTAASSFKSADAPSLGQVIIDMFPTNPIQAMAEGKTLQVIVFAVLFGIAISAAGKPGERIAAVFSDLNEVIMKLVALLMNLAPYGVFFLMAKLFSGLGLGAIWNLAEYFLVLAGTLLLHGLVTYSAMLKGFTGLSPITFLRKMEDAIMFAFSTASSNATIPVTMETAKNRMGVDNKVASFTVPLGATVNMDGTAIMQGVATAFIAQAYNIDLTMGDYLMVILTATLASVGTAGVPGVGLVMLAMVLNQVGLPLEGIALIMGVDRLLDMIRTAVNITGDSAVTIIVAKSEGSFDEARFNDPAAGEKEEEVKLAHQQA, from the coding sequence ATGAATACCAAGAAACCTATGTCTCTGACTGGCCGAGTAATCCTCGGTATGGTCGTAGGTATATTCACGGGATTTGCCATTCAATCCCTTTTTGCAGACAGCGGATTTGTTAACAACTACATCGTTAACGGACTCTTTGAAGTAGGCGGACAGATCTTTGTCGCCAGTTTAAAAATGCTTGTTGTGCCACTCGTCTTCGTTTCACTGGTGTGCGGTACAAGCTCTCTTAAAGACTTATCAACTCTTGGCCGTATGGGGGGCAAAACGCTTGCACTTTATATCGGTACTACAGCCGTTGCTATCACTCTAGCACTGACTATCGGTAACCTGTTCCAACCAGGGGCTGGTGCGGATCTTACGGCTGCGAGCTCTTTCAAATCAGCTGATGCCCCTTCTTTGGGACAAGTCATCATCGATATGTTCCCGACCAACCCTATTCAGGCGATGGCTGAGGGCAAAACGCTACAAGTTATCGTATTTGCAGTATTGTTTGGTATCGCGATCAGTGCTGCAGGTAAACCCGGTGAGCGTATCGCTGCGGTTTTCTCTGATTTGAACGAAGTAATCATGAAGCTGGTTGCGCTGCTGATGAACCTTGCTCCTTACGGTGTGTTCTTCTTGATGGCTAAACTGTTCTCAGGCCTTGGCTTGGGTGCAATTTGGAACCTAGCAGAATACTTCTTAGTGCTTGCTGGTACCCTACTGTTACACGGTTTGGTAACTTACAGTGCGATGCTTAAAGGATTCACAGGCCTTAGCCCGATTACGTTCCTACGCAAGATGGAAGATGCAATCATGTTTGCATTCTCAACAGCCTCTTCGAACGCAACAATTCCAGTGACAATGGAAACGGCTAAAAACCGCATGGGCGTAGACAACAAAGTCGCCTCTTTCACAGTTCCACTAGGTGCAACTGTCAACATGGACGGTACTGCTATCATGCAGGGTGTTGCAACGGCGTTTATCGCACAAGCGTACAATATCGACCTAACCATGGGTGATTACCTGATGGTGATCCTAACAGCGACATTGGCTTCTGTTGGTACCGCGGGTGTTCCTGGCGTCGGTCTTGTTATGTTAGCGATGGTATTGAATCAAGTTGGCCTACCGCTTGAAGGTATCGCGCTAATCATGGGCGTTGACCGTCTTCTTGACATGATCCGTACTGCCGTCAACATCACTGGTGATAGTGCTGTAACTATCATTGTGGCTAAGTCTGAAGGCTCTTTTGACGAAGCTCGCTTTAATGACCCAGCAGCCGGTGAGAAAGAAGAAGAAGTAAAGCTAGCACACCAACAGGCGTAA